In one Neobacillus sp. WH10 genomic region, the following are encoded:
- the bcd gene encoding branched-chain amino acid dehydrogenase, with protein MEIFKYLEKYDYEQVVFCQDKQSGLKAIIAIHDTTLGPALGGTRMWTYASEEAAIEDALRLAKGMTYKNAAAGLNLGGGKTVIIGDPRKDKNEEMFRAFGRYIQGLNGRYITAEDVGTTVADMDLIHEETDYVTGISPAFGSSGNPSPVTAFGVYRGMKAAAKEAFGSDSLEGKIVAVQGVGNVAYTLCQYLHEEGAQLIVTDINKEAVNRAVEAFGARAVDPDEIYGVECDIYAPCALGATINDETIPQLRAKVIAGSANNQLKDARHGDIIHEMGIVYAPDYVINAGGVINVADELYGYNQERAMKKVEQLYATIEKVIEISKRDGIPTYVAADRMAEERIERIRNSRSQFLQNGHHILSHRISR; from the coding sequence ATGGAAATCTTCAAGTACTTAGAAAAATATGATTATGAACAAGTGGTTTTCTGTCAAGATAAGCAGTCAGGATTAAAAGCGATTATTGCTATTCATGATACAACACTCGGTCCTGCATTAGGCGGTACCCGTATGTGGACATATGCATCAGAAGAAGCAGCCATTGAAGATGCCCTTCGCCTTGCGAAAGGAATGACGTATAAAAATGCAGCAGCAGGTTTAAATCTTGGCGGTGGTAAAACAGTTATCATTGGCGACCCTCGCAAAGATAAAAATGAAGAGATGTTTCGCGCATTTGGCCGTTACATCCAAGGGCTAAATGGTAGATACATTACAGCTGAAGATGTGGGTACAACTGTTGCTGATATGGATTTAATACACGAAGAAACAGATTATGTTACGGGAATATCTCCTGCATTTGGATCATCAGGCAATCCTTCTCCAGTAACAGCATTCGGTGTTTACCGTGGAATGAAAGCAGCAGCGAAAGAAGCCTTTGGATCTGATTCACTTGAAGGAAAAATAGTTGCAGTTCAAGGTGTTGGGAATGTAGCTTATACTCTTTGCCAATATTTACATGAAGAAGGCGCACAGTTGATTGTAACGGACATTAATAAAGAGGCTGTTAATCGAGCTGTAGAAGCGTTTGGTGCGCGTGCTGTAGATCCGGATGAAATTTATGGTGTCGAATGTGATATCTACGCTCCATGTGCTTTAGGAGCAACAATAAATGATGAAACAATCCCTCAATTAAGAGCAAAAGTAATTGCAGGTTCGGCTAACAATCAATTAAAAGATGCCCGCCACGGTGATATTATCCATGAAATGGGTATTGTGTATGCTCCGGATTACGTTATTAATGCCGGTGGGGTCATTAATGTTGCAGATGAGCTTTATGGCTACAACCAAGAACGGGCAATGAAAAAAGTGGAACAGCTCTATGCAACGATTGAAAAAGTTATCGAAATTTCAAAACGTGATGGCATTCCAACATACGTTGCCGCTGACCGGATGGCGGAAGAACGGATTGAAAGAATCCGCAATTCCAGAAGTCAATTCCTGCAAAATGGCCATCACATTCTAAGTCATAGAATTTCAAGATAA
- the yqiS gene encoding phosphate butyryltransferase produces MLLDSLIEKATQEGINTVAVAAAEDAEVIEAVLDALDRNLAHFILFGDKEKIITLIEMKKHKPINSNTIKIVEAGSIAAAAELAVKAVSNKEANVLMKGNIPTNLLLKAVLNKEYGLRTGNVLSHAAFFEIPGYNHFTIVTDAAMNIAPDLEQKAQIIKNAVSLAKSVGIDTPKVAPIAAVEVVNPAMQATVDAAALTMMNKRGQIPGCIVDGPLGLDNAVSALAAEHKGISSEVAGKADILLVPTIEVGNVLYKSLIYFAKAKVGAVIAGAKAPIVLTSRADSAESKLYSLALALCCIKK; encoded by the coding sequence TTGTTGTTGGATTCACTTATAGAGAAAGCAACCCAGGAGGGCATAAATACGGTTGCAGTGGCCGCGGCTGAAGATGCTGAAGTCATCGAAGCTGTGCTCGATGCATTAGACCGAAATCTTGCTCATTTTATCCTGTTCGGTGATAAAGAAAAAATTATTACCCTCATCGAAATGAAAAAGCACAAACCAATTAACAGTAATACTATAAAAATTGTTGAAGCCGGGTCTATTGCCGCTGCCGCTGAATTAGCTGTTAAGGCTGTTTCTAACAAAGAGGCAAATGTTTTAATGAAAGGCAATATTCCAACTAATTTACTTTTAAAAGCTGTCCTGAATAAGGAATATGGCCTTAGAACAGGAAATGTTTTATCGCATGCTGCTTTTTTTGAAATTCCTGGTTACAATCATTTTACCATTGTAACGGACGCTGCTATGAATATTGCCCCTGATTTAGAACAAAAAGCACAAATAATTAAAAATGCTGTTTCATTAGCCAAGTCCGTTGGAATCGATACTCCAAAAGTGGCGCCTATCGCTGCTGTTGAGGTAGTAAATCCTGCAATGCAGGCAACTGTGGATGCGGCTGCATTAACAATGATGAATAAACGAGGGCAAATACCAGGCTGCATAGTGGATGGCCCTCTTGGCCTTGACAACGCAGTTTCAGCACTGGCAGCTGAACACAAAGGGATATCGAGTGAAGTCGCCGGAAAGGCTGATATTTTATTGGTACCTACGATTGAGGTTGGCAATGTATTATATAAATCATTAATTTATTTTGCCAAGGCAAAGGTGGGTGCCGTAATTGCTGGAGCTAAAGCACCTATTGTGTTAACATCTAGAGCTGATTCTGCTGAAAGTAAGCTTTATTCTCTTGCGTTAGCGTTATGCTGTATAAAAAAATAG
- a CDS encoding sigma-54-dependent Fis family transcriptional regulator yields MQNIMIVGAGKGGTAILKILKESEVLKVDVVIDRNLDAPGVLLAQEEGIKTGTNWRPFLTQDIDIIIEVTGNDTVFQELRDAKNKKTILIPGSVAFLVSKLMEEKEELVAKHKNESYQQELIFNAANDGMLVIDNHGKVILFNKRAEEIMGINKEHAIGRDVLEVIPTSRLPIILETRRVEANQEMILSNDRKIITTRIPIIEENGTLMGAFAVFKDITEVVNLAEEITDLKEIQTMLQAIIHSSDDAISVVDENGRGILINPAYTRITGLSQEQVIGQHATADISEGESMHMKVLQTRRAVRGVPMRVGLNKKEVIVNVAPIIVKGKLKGSVGVIHDMSEMKSLSRELNRARQIIRTLEAKYTFEDIIGQSEEMMLAIEQAKLGAKTPATVLLRGESGTGKELFAHAIHNASDRKYNKFIRVNCAAISETLLESELFGYEEGAFSGAIRGGKRGLFEEANNGSIFLDEIGELSANTQAKLLRVLQENEIIRVGGTKPVTINVRVIAATNVNLEKGIANGSFREDLYYRLNRMPIQIPPLRKRKEEIPVLCERLIQKINRDYGRNVEGITQAALLQLFGYDWPGNVRELENILGRAIIFMNYYETFIDVQHLPEIKNKKIGSEPSITNSSDSFGLDQSLSEMLEEYEAKIIQQTLLRLNGNKTLTAKTLGLSVRNLYYKLEKYNLEKNSTQ; encoded by the coding sequence ATGCAAAACATTATGATTGTTGGTGCCGGAAAAGGAGGAACGGCAATCTTAAAAATTTTGAAAGAATCAGAAGTTCTAAAAGTCGATGTGGTTATTGATCGCAACCTAGATGCGCCAGGTGTTTTATTGGCTCAAGAAGAAGGAATTAAAACAGGAACAAACTGGAGACCCTTTCTTACTCAAGACATTGATATTATTATCGAGGTAACTGGGAATGACACCGTTTTTCAAGAATTGCGGGATGCTAAAAATAAGAAGACAATTTTAATTCCGGGTAGTGTTGCCTTCCTTGTTTCAAAATTAATGGAGGAAAAAGAAGAACTCGTCGCTAAGCACAAAAATGAATCTTATCAGCAGGAACTGATTTTCAATGCAGCAAATGATGGAATGTTGGTGATTGATAATCATGGAAAGGTGATTTTGTTTAACAAACGAGCAGAAGAAATAATGGGGATAAATAAAGAACATGCAATTGGAAGAGATGTTTTAGAAGTCATTCCAACAAGCAGGCTTCCAATTATTCTTGAAACAAGGAGAGTAGAAGCAAACCAAGAAATGATATTGAGTAATGATCGAAAAATCATTACAACCCGGATTCCAATCATTGAAGAAAATGGAACATTAATGGGAGCCTTCGCAGTCTTTAAGGATATTACAGAAGTTGTGAATTTAGCAGAAGAAATCACCGATTTAAAGGAAATCCAAACCATGCTGCAAGCGATCATCCATTCAAGTGATGATGCCATTTCTGTTGTCGATGAGAATGGGCGGGGAATCCTTATTAATCCTGCATATACCCGTATTACCGGTCTTTCTCAAGAACAAGTAATTGGGCAGCATGCAACAGCAGATATCTCTGAAGGTGAAAGTATGCATATGAAGGTGCTGCAAACAAGGAGAGCTGTACGTGGCGTGCCGATGAGAGTAGGGTTAAATAAAAAAGAAGTAATTGTAAATGTCGCACCGATTATCGTTAAAGGAAAATTAAAGGGCAGTGTTGGTGTCATTCATGATATGTCTGAAATGAAATCACTAAGCAGAGAATTAAACAGAGCCAGGCAGATTATCCGTACTCTTGAGGCTAAATACACCTTTGAGGATATAATTGGTCAATCTGAGGAAATGATGCTTGCAATTGAGCAGGCAAAGCTGGGAGCAAAAACACCTGCGACCGTCCTTCTCCGCGGAGAATCAGGAACAGGTAAAGAGTTATTTGCCCATGCGATACATAATGCAAGTGATCGGAAATACAACAAATTTATTCGCGTCAATTGTGCTGCTATTTCAGAAACATTATTAGAAAGTGAATTATTTGGTTATGAGGAAGGGGCCTTTTCCGGGGCCATCCGTGGAGGTAAGCGGGGCCTTTTTGAAGAAGCGAATAATGGCAGTATCTTTCTTGATGAAATCGGGGAACTTTCTGCGAATACTCAGGCAAAGCTGCTAAGGGTACTGCAGGAAAACGAAATCATCAGGGTAGGCGGGACAAAGCCTGTCACAATTAATGTCAGGGTCATTGCAGCAACTAATGTTAATTTAGAAAAGGGTATTGCCAATGGTTCCTTTAGGGAAGACTTATATTATCGTTTAAATCGCATGCCGATTCAAATTCCACCGCTTAGAAAACGAAAAGAAGAGATTCCTGTTTTATGTGAGAGGCTTATTCAAAAAATAAATCGAGATTATGGCCGGAATGTTGAAGGGATTACGCAAGCCGCATTACTTCAATTATTTGGGTATGACTGGCCGGGAAACGTAAGAGAATTAGAAAATATTCTAGGCAGGGCAATAATTTTTATGAATTATTATGAGACATTCATCGATGTCCAACATTTACCAGAGATAAAAAATAAAAAAATTGGTAGTGAACCTTCCATAACAAATTCAAGTGATTCCTTCGGATTAGACCAATCATTATCAGAAATGCTGGAGGAATACGAAGCAAAAATTATTCAGCAAACACTTTTACGTTTAAACGGTAATAAAACCTTAACAGCCAAAACACTTGGCTTGTCTGTGAGAAATTTGTATTATAAACTCGAAAAATATAATCTTGAAAAAAATAGCACGCAATAA
- a CDS encoding DUF2627 domain-containing protein yields the protein MIRIIALLILVIPGALAAFGIKLMRDMTFGILQAPFPNLWLQFLVGLLLFIGGLGFVAGFIFRRDRKRNKVQERFKK from the coding sequence ATGATACGTATTATAGCCCTCTTAATATTAGTGATTCCAGGTGCGTTAGCTGCTTTTGGAATAAAATTAATGCGCGATATGACTTTTGGAATTCTCCAAGCACCTTTTCCAAATCTCTGGCTGCAATTCCTGGTCGGTTTACTCTTATTTATTGGCGGTCTAGGGTTTGTAGCTGGATTTATTTTTCGCCGGGACCGTAAAAGGAATAAAGTTCAAGAAAGGTTTAAAAAGTAA
- a CDS encoding glycerophosphodiester phosphodiesterase gives MTQIFAHRGYSASFAENTMGAFIEAEKAGADGLELDAQLTKDGEIVVIHDEKVDRTTSGTGFVKDFLYKEIRKLNANKKGVKKEVIPSLVEVFEWMKTNKLICNIELKNGLIPYEGMEEKVLQLVRKYGLMDRIIISSFNHYSIVHCYRIAPEIETAPLFIEGIYMPWIYAQSIRAKGIHPKHSAMSDNIFINTMENGIAVRPYTVNKDFDMHRLFNINCTAIITDDPVKALRIRKQYEKRP, from the coding sequence ATGACACAAATTTTCGCACATCGTGGTTACTCGGCTTCTTTTGCTGAAAATACTATGGGTGCTTTTATAGAAGCTGAAAAGGCAGGTGCAGATGGATTAGAACTTGATGCCCAATTGACAAAAGATGGTGAAATCGTTGTTATCCATGATGAAAAAGTGGATCGAACTACAAGTGGGACCGGCTTTGTTAAAGATTTTTTATATAAGGAAATAAGAAAACTAAATGCTAATAAAAAAGGTGTTAAAAAGGAAGTAATCCCTTCTTTAGTTGAAGTTTTTGAATGGATGAAAACAAATAAGCTGATTTGTAATATCGAACTTAAAAATGGCCTGATTCCATATGAAGGCATGGAAGAAAAGGTCCTTCAGCTTGTTCGTAAATATGGTCTAATGGACAGAATTATTATTTCCTCTTTTAATCACTATAGTATCGTCCATTGCTATAGGATTGCACCGGAAATTGAAACGGCTCCACTTTTTATTGAAGGAATTTATATGCCATGGATTTATGCACAGTCAATAAGAGCGAAGGGGATTCATCCAAAGCATTCGGCAATGTCAGATAACATTTTTATTAATACAATGGAAAATGGGATTGCTGTTCGTCCCTATACCGTTAATAAAGATTTCGATATGCACCGGCTCTTTAATATTAATTGCACAGCAATTATAACAGACGATCCAGTTAAGGCACTTCGAATAAGAAAACAATATGAAAAGAGACCATAA
- a CDS encoding YycC family protein, translating to MKPLQLSPETALKLSQKLNLPIEQLMHMPQHILIQKLMELEKENKN from the coding sequence ATGAAACCTTTACAATTATCACCCGAAACAGCTCTAAAACTATCTCAGAAACTAAATTTACCGATAGAACAGCTTATGCATATGCCACAACATATTCTCATTCAAAAACTAATGGAATTGGAGAAGGAAAACAAAAATTGA